Genomic segment of Dromiciops gliroides isolate mDroGli1 chromosome 3, mDroGli1.pri, whole genome shotgun sequence:
TTacaggagtatttttttttcctgaagatcAGCTTTAtaagtataataaaataaatggatcTATGGCCACAAAGGTTTAAATGCCAAGCTTTATTTGCAAGCACACAAAAAGTTCATTTTCCTTCAGGACTTTTATCTTAGTGCAACATCAGCAAGAATAGTCTTTTTCCTAGGATATAGAGATTTCAGTGGCTGTCCCCCAGGGTGAGCTTATCAAACAAGTATTCTCCAAGGCCACTCTCAGGAGCTCCCAGCCTCCTCAGGTTGGTGATATAATCTGCCAGACACTTGATAATTGTGACCTGCTCATCTAGATACTCCCGCTCCAGGAAGTCACaaagctgaagaaagaaaagcaagaaatcgTATGGAAAATATCATCATCAGTGTAGTACAGTGCCAGGGATCATTCTCATTAGAACACTCAGAGGAAAACAGTACAAGGATGAAAAAGCGGCTTTAGGAGAGCCCTTCCCAAAGAGAAATAACCCAAACATACTTTGCCTCTCTCAGCAGATTTGGATGTTGGGAGGATTGGCCTATTGCTCTGCCCAGCTGACAAAAGTGATTCCAGGTTGACCTCTTTATGTGCTAGGAATAACTGGTGGGCAGCATCATTTAGTCAAGGAACACAAGGTTTTTCTGATCATAATCAGTTTAGCAAACTTCTAATTCCTGTATGCAAGGTTAGCAAGCTTTCTGAATGACAATGCCCTTGTGATAGATAAAGGCAGTTGCAGCCCAGGTCATTGGCACTGACTGATTGCCCCtaatattctctttcctcttgggCTCTGTGAATATGTTCGGCAACAACAACGAGTTTTAAGTACAGAGAGCCTGTGTAGCTCTCATGGGTCTATGCTTCTCACCATATGTGGGAGCCACTGGCTGGGCTTGCCTATGGAATGGAAGGCCTGGGGCCTGAAGCTGGTCCATGAGTCACAAGCTGTCTAATTTGTGATCCTTGAGTGCTTGTGTTCCTTCAGCACCTTAACAAATATCTTCTCCCAGAGATGTTTTTTGGGGAAATGTTTCAGAGTTCAGGGCTGTATACTTCATACAAATGCATTCTAAATTAAATGTGAAAATGTGAAGTGGAGAAATCCTATTGTTATACTTACATGTGGGTCACTTTTTTCCATTGCTAGATTATGTAGGTTTAGTAGGgcctggtttatttttttttccatcttcataACTATTTCTAGGACTTCTAGGCTATTTCTCCATTCATCACGCTCTGGTTTCTGTTCAAATTCAATCAGAGAATAATGAGAATCATGAACTACTCTCTTTTTAGCTACAAccatatatttttgtatctaaGTGTGAGAATTATTCTGGTGGTTGAGTAAATAAATACATGCCTAGAACTTCAGATCACTACAGACCTAATTTAAAGCAGGCAAAGGCACTTTTTGTGGGAACTTCCTCTATCCAGTAAATCCCTTCTGGTCCATGACAGTAAAAAGTCTAAGTGAGTTGCTGGAGACTTAGAGAACAAGGAACATTCCAATGGGCACAGAGGTAgcaattgtacaaaaaaaattttgaactcagatgttcttgACTCCAATACTTTATCAACTATAATATTATTATGATATCcattatataataaaatgagtgggttggaccaAGTGATTCTAAAGTCACTTCCATGTATAAATCTATAggtgctattaattttttttggggggggtattcaCTTAACATGTGCAgacatatctttcttttttagaatGAGAAAGAATAGAAGGTAGGTCTACCCAAGAGGTGAAGTGACAATGATAAAATTAGGTagcattgaggcagctaggtggtgcagtagataaagcac
This window contains:
- the LOC122750961 gene encoding ferritin heavy chain A-like codes for the protein MGSQVLQNFHMDCEVAINDLVNMELCANYVYLSGAYFFDRDDVALYHFKTFSKNQSDEKLEHAQKFLKYLNKRGGHIVLQDIKKPERDEWRNSLEVLEIVMKMEKKINQALLNLHNLAMEKSDPHLCDFLEREYLDEQVTIIKCLADYITNLRRLGAPESGLGEYLFDKLTLGDSH